One part of the Chthoniobacterales bacterium genome encodes these proteins:
- the deoC gene encoding deoxyribose-phosphate aldolase, whose translation MSVVPLLRKLSEVGPVDQVGIEERVAKFTTRSIKKKSKLWGLMRAVTMVDLTTLEGKDTPGKVISLCHKALTPSDDRDVPPAAAICVYPAMVKHARKELGAVSPVRIASVATAFPSGQSPLKLRLEEVKRAVGDGADEIDMVINRGLFLSGQYHAMQDEIVAVVEVCGEATLKVILEVGELETYDHVRVASFLAMEAIREGDFIKTSTGKVTVNATLANTQVMLEAIRDYYLNTGRAISMKPAGGIRTAKQALHFLVAVKETLGDEWLNNSRYRFGASALLNDLVRQISKERTGAYQAPWYFSEAATAY comes from the coding sequence ATGAGTGTGGTCCCCCTCCTGCGCAAACTAAGTGAAGTCGGTCCCGTGGACCAAGTCGGAATCGAGGAGAGGGTCGCCAAGTTCACCACGCGCAGCATCAAGAAAAAGTCGAAGCTCTGGGGGCTGATGCGCGCCGTCACGATGGTCGATCTAACCACACTGGAGGGCAAGGACACGCCGGGAAAAGTCATTTCGTTGTGTCACAAAGCGCTCACGCCGTCGGATGATCGCGACGTGCCGCCCGCCGCCGCTATCTGCGTTTATCCCGCGATGGTGAAGCACGCACGGAAGGAGCTAGGAGCTGTCAGTCCGGTGCGAATCGCCTCGGTTGCGACCGCATTTCCGTCGGGTCAGAGTCCGCTCAAACTCCGCTTGGAAGAAGTGAAACGCGCGGTCGGCGATGGGGCGGACGAGATCGACATGGTGATTAATCGCGGCCTTTTTCTTTCCGGCCAATATCACGCGATGCAGGACGAAATCGTGGCCGTCGTCGAGGTCTGCGGCGAGGCGACTTTGAAAGTGATCCTGGAGGTCGGCGAATTGGAAACTTATGACCACGTGCGCGTCGCGTCGTTTCTGGCGATGGAGGCGATTCGCGAGGGAGATTTCATCAAGACGAGCACGGGAAAAGTGACCGTGAACGCCACGCTCGCCAACACGCAGGTGATGTTGGAAGCGATCCGCGATTACTATCTGAATACGGGCCGCGCCATTTCGATGAAACCCGCCGGCGGCATTCGTACGGCGAAGCAGGCACTGCATTTTCTCGTCGCGGTGAAAGAGACGCTCGGCGACGAATGGCTAAATAACTCGCGCTACCGTTTCGGAGCCAGCGCCCTGCTCAACGACCTCGTTCGCCAGATCAGTAAGGAACGCACCGGTGCCTATCAGGCCCCGTGGTATTTCTCCGAGGCCGCCACCGCTTACTAA
- a CDS encoding aldehyde dehydrogenase family protein, with protein sequence MWEYDPAPETADPKIKADYPLFIDGKFVPPKGGKSFASINPATEKKIANIALAGAADVDDAYQAAKRAYDKTWGKMPGRERGKYLFRIARLLQDRAREFAVAETIDGGKPIKESRDFDVPTAAAHFFYHAGWADKLAYAIPAHKIEPLGVVGQVIPWNFPLLMLAWKLGPALAAGNTVVLKPSETTSITAMKLAEVLQEADLPPGVVNFVTGAGETGSALVNHPLAAKIAFTGSTDVGKLIIRQLAGSGKKLTMELGGKAANIVFEDAPIDQAVEGVVNGIFFNQGHVCCAGSRLLVQESIAELFIEKLRRRIDVLRVGDPLDKNTDVGAINSKEQLGRITELVNHGVMEGADLYQSSCKLPSQGYYFKPTLLSNVTQSHRVAREEIFGPVLSILTFRTPEEAIEKANNTAYGLSAGVWTDKGSRILKMAASIQAGVVWANTFNKFDPASPFGGYKESGFGREGGRQGLFDYVKIS encoded by the coding sequence CTGTGGGAGTACGATCCCGCTCCAGAAACTGCCGACCCGAAAATCAAAGCGGATTACCCGCTCTTTATCGACGGGAAATTCGTTCCGCCAAAGGGTGGAAAATCTTTCGCCTCTATCAACCCAGCGACGGAAAAAAAGATAGCTAACATTGCCTTGGCTGGAGCCGCCGATGTGGATGATGCCTATCAAGCCGCCAAGCGCGCCTACGACAAAACCTGGGGCAAAATGCCTGGCCGTGAGCGTGGCAAATATCTCTTTCGCATCGCACGTCTGCTGCAGGATCGCGCCCGGGAATTTGCCGTAGCCGAGACCATCGACGGCGGCAAGCCGATCAAGGAGTCGCGCGACTTCGACGTGCCGACCGCTGCGGCACATTTCTTCTATCACGCAGGCTGGGCCGACAAGCTGGCCTATGCGATTCCTGCGCATAAAATCGAGCCGCTCGGAGTCGTCGGCCAAGTCATTCCCTGGAACTTCCCGCTGCTGATGTTAGCATGGAAGCTGGGCCCGGCTCTGGCCGCTGGAAATACCGTGGTGCTGAAACCATCGGAAACGACTTCCATTACGGCGATGAAACTGGCGGAGGTTTTGCAGGAAGCCGATCTGCCGCCGGGGGTTGTTAACTTCGTCACGGGCGCAGGCGAAACTGGGTCAGCGCTGGTGAATCATCCGCTGGCTGCGAAGATTGCTTTCACCGGCTCGACCGATGTTGGCAAACTCATCATTCGCCAACTCGCAGGTTCTGGAAAAAAGCTAACCATGGAGTTGGGCGGCAAGGCGGCAAACATCGTCTTTGAAGACGCTCCCATCGATCAGGCCGTCGAAGGTGTGGTCAATGGTATTTTCTTCAACCAAGGCCATGTCTGTTGCGCGGGCAGTCGATTGTTAGTCCAGGAATCCATAGCAGAGTTGTTTATCGAAAAACTGCGCCGTCGCATCGACGTTTTGCGCGTCGGAGATCCGCTGGACAAGAACACCGATGTCGGCGCGATCAATTCCAAGGAACAACTAGGCCGGATCACTGAGCTGGTTAATCATGGAGTCATGGAAGGTGCCGATCTCTACCAATCTTCCTGCAAACTGCCGAGCCAGGGATATTATTTTAAGCCGACCCTGCTCAGCAACGTCACGCAAAGTCACCGCGTGGCGCGCGAGGAAATTTTCGGTCCCGTGCTATCCATTCTCACCTTTCGCACGCCCGAGGAAGCCATCGAAAAAGCTAACAATACGGCCTACGGACTTTCCGCTGGCGTGTGGACAGACAAGGGCTCGCGCATTTTGAAAATGGCGGCCTCCATTCAAGCCGGAGTCGTCTGGGCGAATACCTTCAACAAATTCGATCCCGCGTCGCCTTTCGGCGGCTACAAGGAGTCCGGTTTCGGCCGCGAAGGTGGTCGCCAGGGATTGTTCGATTACGTCAAAATATCATGA
- a CDS encoding aldehyde dehydrogenase family protein, protein MSRLAITKTPKAYVGGAFIRSESGRVFPIQETETKSFFANIPQCTRKDLRNAVESAAKAGAGWAARTPYNRGQILYRLGEMIEARSSEMVEALTHTSATPMAAAKDEVGRTIDLIVHFAGWADKYDQVLGNSNTVAAPYFNFTISEPSGVIGIIAPDAPALLGLIAQVMPAIVSGNSVVALASELAPYPAIVLGEMLATSDLPGGVVNIITGFRQELVDTFATHTHLRGLDASVNQEQAVKLEVGGASSVKRVKIRNADGAWADSVGLHDIRSFIEFKTVWHPVGI, encoded by the coding sequence ATGAGCCGTCTAGCTATTACCAAAACCCCCAAAGCCTATGTCGGTGGCGCGTTTATCCGCTCCGAAAGTGGACGCGTGTTTCCGATTCAGGAAACCGAAACCAAGTCATTCTTTGCTAACATCCCGCAATGCACTCGCAAAGATCTCCGCAATGCCGTTGAGAGCGCAGCCAAAGCGGGCGCGGGTTGGGCTGCAAGGACTCCTTACAATCGCGGGCAGATACTTTATCGCCTCGGAGAAATGATCGAGGCGCGTTCTTCGGAAATGGTGGAGGCGCTCACCCATACGTCTGCAACTCCGATGGCCGCCGCGAAGGACGAGGTTGGCAGGACGATTGACCTGATTGTTCATTTTGCCGGCTGGGCGGACAAATACGATCAAGTGTTGGGAAACTCTAACACCGTTGCCGCGCCGTATTTCAACTTCACGATCAGTGAGCCCTCCGGCGTGATCGGGATCATCGCGCCGGATGCGCCAGCGTTGTTAGGTTTGATCGCACAGGTGATGCCAGCGATTGTTAGTGGCAACTCGGTGGTCGCGCTTGCATCCGAGTTAGCCCCTTATCCGGCCATCGTGTTAGGAGAAATGCTGGCCACTTCCGATCTGCCGGGTGGTGTGGTGAATATCATCACGGGTTTCCGGCAGGAACTGGTCGATACCTTTGCAACTCACACGCATTTGCGTGGGCTTGATGCGAGCGTGAATCAAGAGCAGGCGGTCAAGTTGGAAGTCGGCGGCGCGAGCAGTGTGAAGCGCGTGAAAATACGCAATGCCGACGGAGCTTGGGCGGACTCAGTGGGATTGCACGACATTCGGAGTTTCATCGAATTCAAAACGGTCTGGCACCCGGTCGGAATTTGA
- a CDS encoding YceI family protein, protein MKPSRFFSVFAASLVFALTAQAGEVYNFDPNHSTIGFKIRHLFSDVSGRFNEFSGNVNVDAEKPENSVVDVTIQTKSIDTANAKRDGHLRSADFFNVEKNPTMTFKSKKVVLTGEKSATVTGDLTLNGVTKEVPLTVTFLGKGKGMDGKEVTGWSATGELNRTEFGLTWNKAVEGTQMVGDTVKVEIQIEAHAAK, encoded by the coding sequence ATGAAACCATCCCGCTTCTTCTCCGTTTTCGCCGCGTCGCTTGTTTTTGCCCTCACCGCGCAGGCGGGCGAGGTTTACAACTTCGATCCGAATCACTCGACCATCGGCTTCAAGATTCGCCACCTTTTCAGCGATGTCTCAGGCCGTTTCAATGAGTTCAGCGGGAATGTGAATGTGGACGCGGAAAAGCCGGAGAATTCGGTCGTGGATGTTACCATTCAGACCAAGTCGATCGACACCGCCAATGCCAAACGCGACGGGCATCTGCGCAGCGCAGATTTCTTTAACGTGGAGAAAAATCCCACGATGACTTTCAAGAGCAAAAAAGTTGTTCTGACGGGTGAAAAATCCGCCACGGTCACCGGCGATTTGACTCTCAATGGAGTGACCAAGGAAGTGCCGCTGACCGTTACCTTTCTCGGCAAGGGCAAAGGGATGGACGGCAAGGAAGTGACCGGCTGGAGCGCCACCGGTGAGTTGAATCGAACTGAGTTTGGCCTCACTTGGAACAAGGCGGTCGAAGGCACCCAGATGGTGGGCGACACCGTGAAAGTAGAGATTCAAATCGAGGCCCACGCGGCGAAATAG
- a CDS encoding Lrp/AsnC family transcriptional regulator, with translation MMTPFDEQEVLIIRQLVRDPRQSDTAISETTGVNVRTVNRKRQRLEEAGTISYHTQIDLSENGNGQFQARHLYTVQFRVGITLRQILDDIRQETNVRTIFTELIFESHIAEIDGKLALLMVIEGQTDREIVETFQEKIIPSLLKNHGPDSIEQISTMRLLSPIRIMRNYLPLVNMEAGFIRKDWPDEAIFVGQQA, from the coding sequence ATGATGACCCCCTTCGATGAACAGGAAGTTTTGATTATCCGTCAGCTCGTTCGCGACCCGCGCCAATCCGACACGGCCATTTCCGAGACGACTGGCGTGAATGTCCGCACGGTGAACCGCAAGCGTCAACGCCTAGAGGAGGCCGGCACCATTTCCTATCACACCCAGATCGATCTCTCGGAAAACGGCAACGGCCAGTTCCAGGCACGTCATCTCTATACCGTGCAATTTCGCGTCGGAATCACGCTTCGGCAGATTCTCGACGACATCCGCCAGGAAACCAATGTGCGGACGATCTTCACCGAACTGATTTTTGAAAGTCACATCGCCGAGATCGACGGCAAACTCGCTCTGCTCATGGTCATCGAAGGCCAGACCGATCGCGAAATCGTGGAGACGTTTCAGGAAAAAATCATCCCCAGCCTGCTCAAAAACCACGGGCCGGATTCCATCGAGCAAATCTCCACCATGCGCCTGCTCTCGCCGATCCGCATCATGCGAAATTATCTTCCACTCGTGAACATGGAGGCAGGCTTCATTCGCAAAGACTGGCCCGATGAGGCCATCTTCGTGGGGCAGCAAGCCTGA